One Ardenticatenales bacterium genomic region harbors:
- a CDS encoding histidine phosphatase family protein: protein MKNLLLMRHAKSSWDNAHLSDYDRPLNKRGQVNAPRMGQWLAQQELVPDLIISSSAERALATAEAVALACGYEKEIQVFRTLYHGDPEDYLALLAAVPDAVQRVMMVGHNPGIAELVGQLTEAWEQMPTAAVAHVALPIDHWADVNEETIGQLLALWQPRDLPG from the coding sequence ATGAAAAACCTGCTTCTAATGCGTCACGCAAAATCCAGTTGGGACAACGCCCACCTATCCGACTACGACCGCCCGCTAAACAAACGGGGCCAGGTGAATGCCCCGCGCATGGGGCAATGGCTGGCCCAACAAGAACTGGTTCCAGACCTGATAATCTCCTCCTCGGCGGAGCGGGCGCTGGCGACGGCGGAGGCCGTGGCCCTGGCCTGCGGCTACGAGAAGGAGATCCAGGTGTTCCGTACCCTCTACCACGGCGACCCGGAGGATTATCTGGCGCTGCTGGCGGCGGTTCCAGACGCCGTGCAGCGGGTGATGATGGTCGGGCATAATCCGGGCATTGCGGAACTGGTCGGACAGTTGACGGAAGCCTGGGAGCAGATGCCCACGGCGGCAGTGGCGCATGTGGCGCTGCCCATTGACCATTGGGCGGACGTGAACGAGGAGACAATCGGCCAACTGCTGGCGCTCTGGCAGCCGCGTGATTTGCCCGGCTGA